A window of Persicobacter psychrovividus genomic DNA:
GATCGGGCGGACAATGGAGTGATCATTGACCAAATTGCCCAATCCAAAACACCATATCGAGGTTTTGATTTTTTCAGTACGGTATCTAAAAAATCAATGAGCATAATGTAATCCATTTGATGCCTTGCAGACTTCTTAGCTGCTTCCTCGTTTACTCGCCAAAGGGAATCAATATAAGGTTCATACACTTGCTCAGCCTCTTGCCACCGATGCTCTTGGTGATGCTCCTGAAGGCAAATCACCGACTGAGCATGCTCCTCCCAAATCCCCTTGTTTCCCTGAAGGGTGAAACCCAACGAATAAGGTCGGGGTGAAAGGATATCATGATGAACGACCACTGTCTGTCCGTTACTGGTTTGCAATACACTGGTAATCACATCACCTAAACTAAAACTAAGATCAAGATAAGGATGATGCTCCCCACCCAAATCTTTTAAATAAGTGGCAATACCGATACCTTTAGTCGCAAATGAAGTAATGGAAGTGAAGTAGTTCTGATAACCTATACCCAACATTGTGCAAATTGGCCCCAATCCATGATGTGGATATAGGTCTGCATTTTGATCCAAATAATAAGGTGTTCTCCAGGCTGCCTCACCCGTAGCCCCATTACCAAACTTCAATTTTTCTGAACCAAAAAGAACAGGCCGGAGATCATGTTTGTACCCGCATTGCGCATGGACGATTTCCCCAAAAACGCCCGCTTTTACCATGTTATTTATCGCCATAACATCTTGGCGATAACAGACATTTTCAAGGACAAACAAATGATCTCCATGCTGCTTAGTAAATTCATACATCTGCACACATTCAGCCACTGAACCAACCACCGTTACTTCCAAACCGACATAGATCTGCTTGGCAATAAAGGTTTTGGCAATTTTCAGTGATTGCTGCCAGCTTGCCGAGATGATTACCGCATCCATTTGACCTGCCAACTGTTCACACATTTTATGGAAATCTGTATAGAAATCCACCACATAACCATTCTCCTGACACAAATCCACCGACTGCAACAAAAGGGCCTGATCAAGGTCGCAAAGCGCAACAATTTCAGCCCTTTCAGACAGCATGGTATTTTTTAGGTGGATCGTGCCCCGATATCCTAATCCAACAAAAGCAACCTTACACTTGCCCATCTCCGCTTAGCATTTATCCTAAAATATTCTCATTAATCTCTGTATAAATCGGCTTTCTGTTGATCCATTTTCCACGGGTAAAATCCGGGAAAATTTGAGCTGTCCCGCCCTGAGCAATTGAGGCTTCCGACAATGGTGTTACCGATGACCACGCCGCTGCATCATACACATCCAATGGGGGCTGAGTTTGCGTTTTTATCGAATCCAAAAATGCCTTGATCACAAAAAAATCCATACCGCCATGTCCGGCTTCTTTAGCATCATTTTCATACTTTTTCCAGATTGGGTGATCATACTTTTCGATCCATTCTTTGGCACTGTCCCAATAATGTGGCTTACTCTCCCCGACAA
This region includes:
- a CDS encoding Gfo/Idh/MocA family protein — protein: MGKCKVAFVGLGYRGTIHLKNTMLSERAEIVALCDLDQALLLQSVDLCQENGYVVDFYTDFHKMCEQLAGQMDAVIISASWQQSLKIAKTFIAKQIYVGLEVTVVGSVAECVQMYEFTKQHGDHLFVLENVCYRQDVMAINNMVKAGVFGEIVHAQCGYKHDLRPVLFGSEKLKFGNGATGEAAWRTPYYLDQNADLYPHHGLGPICTMLGIGYQNYFTSITSFATKGIGIATYLKDLGGEHHPYLDLSFSLGDVITSVLQTSNGQTVVVHHDILSPRPYSLGFTLQGNKGIWEEHAQSVICLQEHHQEHRWQEAEQVYEPYIDSLWRVNEEAAKKSARHQMDYIMLIDFLDTVLKKSKPRYGVLDWAIWSMITPLSARSIERGNQKIPFPKIVEYEHRVTAAIF